TGCATTGAGTCTGTTTTATTGTCTCGCGTTTccgtttcttctttttcttactAGGACCAGCCTCCTCTTTAGCAAAGATTGGAGGttcatcttccatttcctcatcaCCGTCCACAGCGATTGGATCTGGTATAGGGTCCAGGACAGGAGCAGCCTCCGCTCCTCCATcattagctttgggcttcttgtacttgttgcAACAAAACTGTTGTTTTACCAACACATTAGTGTGAGGTGTCCGCCTAGAGGTGTTCATCTTGACAGAGAAACCCATTCGTAGGGCGTAGTTGTTGTAATGATCCTTAGCAACTTGAAGGCTATCAAACCTCATGCCAACATAGGGTTCCATGGGCTGAGACCCAGCCTcatcctctccttcttctccttgcaCAACACCGTCAACAACCCCCGCTCCTAGCCCAGTCCTGGTTGGACCAGCAACATCTGCCACGGTGCCTGTGTCATCAAGAGTATGGCTCTCTGACTGCAAAGACACCACTACAGGGGCACCACGGGTTGATGACTGCCCTGCCACATTGTCACGGCCCATAGGGTTAGGCCCACGGGTTGGCTGTGTGGAGTCAACAGAGCGCACATTTTCTGTCCCATAATCAACGTTACCTCCTGGTGGAACGCTGGGTTGCTGTTGATCCATATCATGAGGAAGCTCATTAAGATCATGAGGCAACTCATTGAGATCAatcatttctttttcttttttttgctgcTGGCACACCCCCTGCACATAAAAAAGTGATGTCATCAGTTTAATCATCAAACAACCTAAATCTGTTTCTTTATGCTACAACACAATCATAAGCAGTTGCACACCAGTATGATAATCTTAGTTGCAAAAACTACAGGTTAGTTGCACAGAGTGGTCATGTTAGTTTCACAGTTTGCAATAAATTGGTGGCACAGATAAAGAATATGACTTTATTTACTTAAGTGTTTTTCTGACTTCTTTTATCTGTGTGCTATAATGATGTGCAGGTTTTCTGTTGGCAAGGAGCTGATTGAGATTTTTGTGCACATAATTTGGACATAATTTGATGCTACATTTGAGATGAAAAATCCAGGTGAAATAATAAAGAATATTTGGATGGCAGATTATAGATATATGTTTCATAGCCGACTCTGTTATTACTTCTAGTATATTGAACATATTTTACACTATAGATTTGCAATAGGTGTGGGACAAGAACATATGTGTGGGACGAGAATATATGCGTGACTTTTCTTACTATGGTTTGTGGTTTCATTAGGATGGTTTATTTTTCTGTTGCACAAATTGCTGGAGAAGCTGGTATGGATTATTGTGTGATTTTCACAAAAGTTCTAGTGTTTTTGCTGTCATACTACATATTCTTAGTTTTGGCTACAATGCATGGTGAGTTTGGCTAGAATACATGTTTCAATTGGCCATGATGCTTGTTCAGTTGGCCAACATGCATATTCAGTTGGCTAGGATACATGTTTTTCAACTGGCCAGGATGCATGTTCAGTTTGGCCATGATACATGTTTCAGCTGGCCAGGATGCATGTTCAGTTGCACATTTATGAATTTTTGGTTGCACAGATACTACAGTTTTTTAATGTGTTCATTTACAAACAACAAGTTCAAGTCGGTAGAATGCATGTTTAGTTTTGGCTACAATACATATTGAGTTTGGCAAGTATACACGTTTCAGTTTAGGCTATGATGCTTGATATCTGCAACTCATTCCCTATGCTTGATATCCCAACCAAATAGTTTGTGTtattcatttttttattgcacatATACTTCAGGGTTTCTAAAGTGTCCACTCACAAACATCCAGTACATGTGTGGTACAATGCATGTTTCTAGTTTGGCTAGCATGCATGCTGAGTTGACCAGAATACAGGTTCAGTTGGCTGGGATGCATGTTCAGTTGCACATTTATGCATTTTTTGTTGCACATTTTTGTGGACAGTCAATGTGTTCATTTGCAAACAATAACTATAAGTTGGTAGAAAGCATGTTTTAGTTGGCTAGAAAACACGTTCTAGTTGGCTAGAATAGCATGGTATTTGCACTCATCCCTGTGTGTGCTTGTTGAACACATCCAGGAGAACACATCCGGGGAAAAACTTGGGTGGCATGCATGTTAGAAAACCATGTTTAGTTGCACGGAAAAAATGTTTTAACTATGCAGAGATCAGATTCACATCTTTTTGTCTTTGTTGATCTCCTTCTCCCTCCAATCATGGAGAATTTGGGTAGATCTGGGAGATTCAGAGGAAAGGAAGAGAAAGTGAACAAGGTTGATCTGGGAGAGGAGAAGGATCTTACCTGATGATGTTTCCTGATAAACTCTCCTCCATCCTGTTGCAGCTGTAGTTCTCCGACCAGCCCTTCTCCTAAGCTTGTTTGATCTGCCATGACAGCTCCTTGATTTTTGGATCGTGACCTCtggttcttctttttctttccaGTCCCTTTTCTTTCATGGAGAAGAAGGCGGAGGCCGTGGGGGAAGAAAGGGTGGGCGAGGGGGGCGTGGGAGGGGTGGAGAGGTGGCGGCTATCACGTGGGCGAGGGCAGGGCGAGGGAGATCTTTTGCTGATTCTGTTTCTAGGCTATTTTTGTTGTGCGCTCTCGACAGGGAAAAGGCGGCCGAAAGATGGTGGGGGTGGGCGTTTTCCTTCCTGGAACAAGGGGGACAGGCAGTTTCCTTTTTTGACTGGCCGCTCGCGAACGCTAGCGAGCACCCTGCCGCTTGCTAGACGCGTCCAATAAATAAACTAAAAAAACACGAGATCCGGGTGTCTAACGCTTTTTTCCTAAAAGAGGAGATCGGACGGCTCAAAAGAGAAGACGGCCAAAGGAGAGCGGGCTCTCTCTTGTCCCCGGCGGCCAGGCTCCGCTCCGCTGTTTCGTTCCCCTCCCCCTTTGCCTTCGCCGGGCAGCGAGCGGAGCGCCGCGCGGCGGACAGTCTGACAATGCAAAACCCTCGCCCCTCCTACGCCCACCACCAGCTCCAGCAGCACCTCGCCTCCCTCCTCTCCGCCGCGGCCGGCGACCCGCCGCACCCCTCCGATGacgcctcccgcgccggcgccctCTCCAGCCTCCGCCTCTCCCTCCTCCACCCGCCCAACCGCCCGCTCCTCCCCTCCCTCGCCCCCTTCCTCGCCCCGCCGCTCTCCGTGCTCCTCGCCGACGACGCGTAagcgccccctcccccctcccccctcccccctcccctcgCGCATCTGTATGTAGGTAGCACGATTCTACTCACCTCTTCGTCCGTGTCTGTTGCGCAGGTCCTACGCCGTTCGGCGCGCCGCCGTGGCGGCCTACGCGGCGCTCAGCGCGGTGCTGTGCGCGCACGAGGCGCCCGGGGGCCTTCCGGACGGGTTCGTCGCCTGGGCGCTGCCGCTCCTGGGGGAGCCCGCCTCGGCCGCCCTCGTCGCCGAGGGGCTCAGGGAGCTCCTGGCCACCGGGGATGCGCACGCGGTCGAGCGTTTCGTGCCACCACTCCTCGCCGCCTGCCGCGACGTGCTCGAGGATGAGCGGACCTCGCTCGCTGTGCTCAGGTGCCTGCTCGGCCTGCTCACGCTCGTGGCCGCCAAGTTCCCCCACTGCTTCCGGCCGCAATTCGTCGATATGGTTGACCTGCTCCTTGGGTGGGTGTTCGTCCCAGACCTTGCCGAAACCGATTGCCGCACCATCGTGGATAGTTTCTCGCAGTTCCAGTGGCACTGGCTCGGTAATCTGCAGTTCTCCCTTGGACTGTTGCCCAAGTTCTTGGCTGATATGGAGGTCCTTGTGCATGATCCCAACCTTGCGGCCAGCCATAACTCTGGCCGGCTTCGTCCGCTCTTTGCTTGCTTCTCGACGGTGTTGCAGATCATGGCATCTGGTGTGGCAGAGAGAAATAATCTGAGAGAACTTGTAGTAGGGCCACTTGAGGCGTTGGCTCCTCAGCTTTTAAGGTGTGCATCAGTGATAGCTTCGAAGATTGGCTGGTCTGAGAGGATGGAAGAAGCATCCAGATGTTTGGTCTTGCTCGCAGAGATTCTGCAGGAAAGGTTCGCTGAGTTCTATGCTATGTTTGTGGATGTGTTGACACAGAGTTTGGATAATGCGTCGTCACAACAGTTGGTGGTAGCACTTAAGACTAACCTGCAAGTGTTGTCACTTCAAAATTTGGGGCTCCATTCGGCTGCTGTGGAGCACTTGCTTGAATTCAGCTCACTTTTATCTCGGCTGCGTCTTCACCCAAACCACAATGTGGTTGTAAATTCAGCATCCACTTATCTTTTTTGTCTGCAGCATGGATTGGAAGATGTAGCTGAGCAAGCAATTGCATCATTGATGAAAGAGTTGGAGCTATTGAAATTTCTGCTTGAGAACATGCAAGTAAGCTACACTGGTATCCAGAGTCACTCCTTAGAGAACAATACTCTAGTAGGGTATTCAGAGCATCAGTTGCTTTCTTTAATGAAATTCGATTTGAAGATTCTACTGGCCACTATTTCAGCTGATTCTGAAAAGATCGACAGGAGAGTGTCTAGGTTGACATCATTCATTTCAGAGAAGCTTGACCCATTTGGCACCCCGTTTCATAATTTCCTTGAGATGCAGTTTCAGATTTTCTCTACACTTCACAGACTGAGCAATGTGGAACTGTCAATTAATATTGAAACATCTGAAGAATTTAAAAGAGGCTCTGGTGATTCAGGCAGTCAAACTCAGATAAATACTGAATCAAGGAAGTCTTTTTGTGACTGTAAAATGAAGTTCATGCATAAATATGGAAAACACATAGTGTGTGGCCTTAGTGCATCATCATCCATGACACTGAAATTAGACGCTTTAGATTGGATAGATTCTTTCGCGAAACTGATTCTTGCCATGGAAAGGGATCTGAACAAGACCAGTCTCTCTTCTGAGTTTGGGGATGCTACCCTTCCGAATATTATTCTCTTCACTATCTTGGATTGCGCTTATGATAGGGAGACTAAAGTAAGATGCCATGTTGCATTATCCTTGGAAGCACTCTTTCTTGGTAGGCTCATCAATCCCATGAGCTTCTCAGTTGTTTCACAGGTTCTTCTTGACAAGCTCAGTGATCCAGACAGTGCTGTAAAAAATGGATTTCTGAGGTTATTTTCAATTGCTTTGCCTATTACGACATACACATTTGGCTTCCTTGAGGATGGATATAGTTATCAGAATTGCCTAGGTATTTCTAACATTACCAAGCACTGCATGAGTTTGAGGCATGTGCTTGCTGTGAAACAACAGCCTAGGAAACTTCACTGGCAGCAGCTTGTTTCTATTCTGAGTTACCTTTCCCTCAGATTGAAGTTGCCTCTTTCTTCTTGGGTTCAACGGCTGGTCTTTAGTTACCGTGGCAAGAAAGATATGTTTTCTGGTCAAATTGATGTCTCTGGAGATACTGATTGGAATGAATTATTCAAAGGGCCTGATGTGGACATAACTATTATTGATAGGATATATTCAGTGAACAATCTTGCTGCAGTTTGGTGGGGCATCCATGAAGCTGCTCGGCACTGCATAAACCTTCGGCTTCGAACTCATCTCGGTGGCCCCACACAGACATTTGCTGCTTTAGAACGCATGCTTTTGGATGTACCGAATTTATTGGCACTGGAAACTAACGAAGGTGAAGGCAGGTATATAGGACCATCTGACATATCCCTATTACCTATGCGCCTGCTATTGGATTTTGTTGAGGCATTAAAGAAATATGTTTATAATGCGTATGAAGGTTCCTTTGTTCTACCAGCCCCCCCAAAGGCAAGTTCCTTGTTTTTCCGAGCGAACAAACGAGTCTGTGAAGAGTGGTTTTCTCGAATCTGTGATCCAATGCTGAATGCAGGACTAGCTTTGCAGTGCAGCGATGCAGTCATTCAATACTGCTCATCTCGGTTACTAGATCTCAGAAACATTGCTGCATCATCCCTCAAGGACAACAGCCGCATGGGAGGAGCTACTGAAAGTAATCATGCTTTTAGAGAGAGGCTAGAAATGGATATTCTGAAGGTTTTGCGACATGCTTCTCTTGCATTGTGCAGGTGTCATGAAACAGACGCCTTAGTTGGACTCCAGAGGTGGGCTGTGTCAACATTCTACACATACTTTGAGCAGGAAAAGCAACTAACACGGGGTGCATCTGATACCCACAAGCACTTTTCCTGGATGTCAGGACTCATCTATCAATCCCAGGGGCAGTATGAAAAGGCTGCTGCACATTATTCTCATCTCTTGCAGTCTGAGGAAGCCCTTACCTCCATGGATTCTGATGTCATCCAGTACATCATAGCACGTGTTATTGAGTGCTACACAGCTCTGTCTGACTGGAAATGCTTGGAGGGCTGGCTTGCAGAGTTACAAGAGCTCCGTGCTGTACATGCTGGCAAACCTTATTCAGGTGCTTTAACGAGTGCTGGCAATGAGCTTAATGCTATTCATGCAATGGCATGCTTTGATGAGGGTGACTTCCATTCAGCTTGGAGTTATCTTGATTTGACTCCTAAAAGCAGCAGCGAGCTTACCCTCGATCCCAAGGTTGCACTTGAGAGAAGTGAATTAATGCTCCTGCGTGGAATGCTTCAGTCTGACAGCAAGCCTGACAAGGCAAGAGAGGATCTTGATAAGGCTAGATTGATGTTGGATGAAGCACTCTCTGTGGCCCCTCTCAATGGATTGACTGATGCTGCAGCATGTGCTGGCCAGCTTCATTGCATCTTTGCATTTGAAGAGGCCACTGGGTTGACGTGCCGAGATGGACCTAATCAACCACCAGCGCTCATGGATTATTTACTGAGACTATTGCAGGATCCTATTGACAGGATCCATCAAGATTGCAGCATGTGGCTGAAGGTCTTTAAAGTGTATCGTACTGCACATCCATCTTCATTACCCACTCTTCTTCTATGTCGCAAGCTTGCTAGTCTTGCTAGAAAGCAGACCAACTTTATGTTAGCTGGCCGCTTAAACCAGTACCTCATAAACCATCCTTTGGAATCATCTGATGAGACGGACAAGGAAATGCTTACTTTGAACATTAAGTATGAAGGTGCCTTGCTGAAGCATTGCGAAGGAAACAATGAGGAGGCTTTAACTGATCTGTGGTCAATGGTTCGTGCTAATGTTCTTTCTTCAGTTAGTGATTCATCTGGCATTGACGATTCACTTATTGCTAAGGCGTGTCTGAAACTCTCGACCTGGATGGAGGAGAGTTCAACTTCCACTCTGAATATGATCGTTCCAAAGATGGTAAAAGATTTTAGTGATTTTGATGGCTTTCAAAATGGGCCAGAGAAACTTTTGTCTGGTGACAGTGGGTCAGTTTCTACTGCAAACTGTCATGTGCTTGCCCAAGAAATCATAGGCAGTGCTCGAAAGATATCCTGGCAACTTTGTCCCAGTATGGGCAAGGCTTGGCTTTCTTATGCATCTTGGTGCTTTACTCATGCCAATCACTCTCTGTCTGGATCCGATTCAAGTGTGCAGAACAGTTTGTCCTCCATTCTCCAATCTGAACTTTCTCCAGACAGATTTCACTTGACAGATAATGAGAAGTCTGAGGTGGAGCGAACAATAAGAAGTTTCTATGCTGATAAATCTGCAAATTATGTCGATCATAATTCCTTAGTGACAACAGGGTGCAGCAACAATTCTGAGCAAGAGTATCCCATGACCATGATAATTGAACAGGCAACTCAACTGTTAGAAACTGCAGCCGGGGCACCAGGTTTTGAGGCCAGTGATGGTGAAGGTGCCTATGCACTGCTATCATCAGAGCTTAACGTTCTCTTTGGTAAATGCGATTCTGCAATGGACAGTGCTATGCCTTTGATTAACAATCTCACTGAAATTTGGTGGTCTTTAAGGAAAAGGAGGGTATCACTCTTTGGGCATGCTGCAAATGCTTATTTTCAGTACCTTTctcattcatcaagtgagcttcAACCTTCATATCAGCGTGATGCCCTAAAAGGGAAAACTAGGGGCTACACTTTGAGAGCATTGTTGTATCTCCTCCATATAATTTTGAACTATGGGGTGGAGCTGAAGGAAACACTTGAAAGTGGGCTTTCAACAGTTCCTTTGTTGCCATGGCAGGTAAATGATGATAGTGGTGCATCTATTCTCTAATTATGATAAGGTTAGTGTATAATTATATGTTTGGATCCATGCAGGAGATTATACCACAACTTTTTGCTCGCTTGAGTTCCCACCCAGAGAAGATAGTAAGGAAACAGTTGGAGAGCATATTGGTGAAGCTAGGGAAACTTTCTCCTTATTCTATTGTATATCCCACATTAGTTGATATCAATGCCTGTGAAGGAGAACCTTCTGAGGAGCTTCAGCGAATATTGAACTTTCTGGTATGATGTTTCGTTTGGTACTTATACTATGATCATCTGCTTTAGGCTATGATGATATATCCATGCTACTTCtatattttgaacactttctgTTTTTCTTTCATAGGTTAAGCTGTACCCCAAATTAATTAAGGATGTTAAGCTTGTAATTGATGAGCTAGGAATGATAACCGTTCTGTGGGAGGAACAATGGCTGAGTACCTTACAAGATCTCCATTCAGGTAAGCCTCCCCTCGACTTCTGCAGTTCTGTGAAATCAGCTACCCGAGGCAGGCTTCCATGGAAAATGGACACACCTACATAAGAATCAGCTTGTGCTCATTGTTGTGCTTACTACAGAATCTAGCTAGTTAAAGGGAGCCTTTACCGAACCAAGTAAAATACTTCCGTGCCGTAAGAAAGATGTTGTTGGTTATGTAAGAAGTAAAACAAGCCGCTGCAATTCCAAATACACCCTAAGGTCTAAGCCCCAGTTAGTAACCATTATTTTTTCTTGCTCTGATTTTTGAATTAAGTGTTCCTGTAGAGTTAATTACGGAATCATCTTGTTAACTAGATTGCAATACAAATCCTGAAAAATATTGTTGCATAGGATCTCTAGAATGGTGCCTCTCTTGAGTTTTTATGAGATCCTTTAGCTTACTAAGTTTCAGTACTATAAGAATGCTTGCTTGCACGGCAAATGACATTTCCTCCTCACTTGCAATGTACCATTCTAGAAGTTAGGTTGCAGGTTGTCTACTTTGACTGTTGCATTAAATTTAATCTGTCTGTACAATGGTTCATATCTGGTATATGCTTTTGTTTACTTGTTTGTACAAACCTGCATTTAGAAACTTTATGACCAAATAACCAGCAACCACATATTTATATGTAATATACTTTGAGTATTAGTTTGTTGAGTTATCGATGGGACATTTTTTATGTTGCTATGTAGATGTCTTAAGGAGAATCAATATACTTAAGGAGGAAGCTGCAAGGGTTGCTGCAAATTCTACACTGACTTCAGCTGAAAAGAACAAGATCAATGCTGCAAAATATTCTGCTATTATGACTCCAATTGTTGTAGCCTTGGAACGTCGTTTAGCGTCCACATCTCGTGAACCAAGAACACCCCATGAGACGTGGTTCCATAAGGAATATAACGCTCAGCTGAGATCTGCAATCACAAGCCTTAAGGTGCCCCCTGGATCTCCAGCAGCATTAGGAGAGATTTGGCGGCCTTTTGATTCAGTTGCAGCTTCTTTAGTCAGTCACCAAAGAAAGTCATGCGTATTGTTAAGTGAAATTGCTCCACAGCTAGCAACTTTGTCAATCTCTGACATTCCAATGCCTGGTTTTGAGAAGCAGATACTTGATTCCTCGGAATATTTTTTTGCTGGAAATCATGGCACGGTTACAGTCTCTTCTTTCTGCAAAGAAGTTACAATACTTTCTACAAAGACAAGACCTAAGAAGCTCGCCTTGCAAGGATCAGACGGACAGAAGTATATTTATCTTCTCAAGGGACGGGAGGATCTACGTCTTGATTCTCGGATCATGCAGCTTCTGGAGGCGATAAATAGCTTCTTGCATTCATCTTCTGACACTCGAAGTCGAAATATTGCAATACGATTTTATTCTGTTACACCAATTAGTGGACGAGCTGGGCTAATCCAGTGGGTAGAAAATGTAAGCAGCATATACAATGTGTACAAGTCATGGCAAAAACGTACTCAGGTGGCACAGGCACAGCTTTCTTCAGTTAGCACTGGTAACATTCACAACTCAGTACCTCATGTTCCCCGTCCGAGTGATATGTTCTATGGAAAAATAATACCAGCGCTGAAAGAAAAAGGGATCAAAAGAGTAATCTCACGAAGAGATTGGCCACTAGACGTTAAGAAAAAAGTTCTGTTGGAGCTTATGAAGGAGACTCCAAAGCAGATTCTGTGGCAAGAAATGTGGTGTTCAAGTGAGGGCTTCAAAAACTTCAACTCCAAAGTAAAGAGGTATGCATGGTACTTCTGCATTGAGCACTCTATTTACATTTACCAAGTGTCCTTTGTTTCCACTGCTAGGCAAAATAAAAGTACGAATTTGAGAGTTTTTACTTTtattgtactactccctctgtcccaaaataagtgactcaactttgtactaattttgtactaaagctagtacaaagttgagtcacttattttgggatggagggagtactaaaagTCTGTCCAAGCTTTTCTGCTGGTTGTCATTCTCATGAAGAATATGCCACTTTGAGCATAGATGACATATTTGAAACTGAAAATTGTGTTGTCAGTTAAGTCGTTGCTCTTAAGCCCTAATGACTCCTTCCTTACACAAAATTGAAAGAAGAGGGAAACCGCTACTCTTTTCCAGAGGGAACCACATAAAAGTTATGCCGAGTTAAATAACTGTGCAAGTCCCTAGTGAATTGGGATCTGGGGAGGCTGAGACAAGCTCTTCAGGGTGCTGTCACTGTTGACAAGCTTCCCTATGAGTTTAATAATGTACATGCCACATAGTTTCCATGATGTAGATTCTAGTGGTGGGGTTAGACAGGGCTCGAGTCCAACCTCCATCGCCGGGGTAAACACCCAGCAGCAAGCAGGCAGAGGCATATGCAGAGATTAGAGGAAGATTATTTAGCCTAGTGACTCAATCCGTCAAGTTGAGCCCCACCTCAGTTTTATTCCTGGAATCACCTCGGATGTATCATTCATGTAACTTTTTTCTTGTATGTTAATTATGGATTTTCAGATTGTAATTTTGGTGGGAACTAAGATCATATGTTTTGTACTAGTATAACTAGTGATTTGTGAAGCAACACGTGCCACACAAATTATTTATCAATACATACATAAAGGGTAACTGAAACATCAGGAAACCAAGAGTGCCTTGAGGCTATTTTAGTAACTAGTTTGTTCACCATAACACATTCATCAAGATATCTTAGTTTTGCAAATAGAGTTCTACAATATATCTGATAAGAGTAGTAACTGAAGATTCCTTTCGTCTATTATTTCCGACAGAAGTTTTCATTATCTGTGAGTGCTTAGCTATCAATCTTTTTCCTGTTGCAGATTCTCTACCAGTCTAGCGGCTATGAGCATGGTTGGCCATATCCTGGGCCTTGGAGATAGGCATTTAGACAATATCCTTATGGACTTTAGCAATGGTGATGTGGTTCACATAGATTacaatatatgctttgataaaggGAAAAGGTTGAAGATTCCAGAAATCGTTCCGTTCCGTCTTACTCAAACTATTGAATCAGCCTTGGGATTGTCTGGAGTTGAAGGTGTCTTTAGAGCCACATGTGAGGCAGTTATGGGTGCCCTCTTGAAGAACAAAGATATCATCTTAATGTTAATGGAAGTATTTGTTTGGGACCCATTGATTGAGTGGACACGCGGAAATATGCAAGATGAAGCTGGAATAGCTGGTGAAGAGAA
This genomic window from Aegilops tauschii subsp. strangulata cultivar AL8/78 chromosome 4, Aet v6.0, whole genome shotgun sequence contains:
- the LOC120962726 gene encoding protein FAR1-RELATED SEQUENCE 5-like is translated as MADQTSLGEGLVGELQLQQDGGEFIRKHHQGVCQQQKKEKEMIDLNELPHDLNELPHDMDQQQPSVPPGGNVDYGTENVRSVDSTQPTRGPNPMGRDNVAGQSSTRGAPVVVSLQSESHTLDDTGTVADVAGPTRTGLGAGVVDGVVQGEEGEDEAGSQPMEPYVGMRFDSLQVAKDHYNNYALRMGFSVKMNTSRRTPHTNVLVKQQFCCNKYKKPKANDGGAEAAPVLDPIPDPIAVDGDEEMEDEPPIFAKEEAGPSKKKKKRKRETIKQTQCKAKMLVKLIDGRWEVIHFVRDHNHPLVNKPSLTKYLRSHQGISPDEKDFLRILYNCNLTIGVFLYPLQY
- the LOC109760413 gene encoding uncharacterized protein, with protein sequence MQNPRPSYAHHQLQQHLASLLSAAAGDPPHPSDDASRAGALSSLRLSLLHPPNRPLLPSLAPFLAPPLSVLLADDASYAVRRAAVAAYAALSAVLCAHEAPGGLPDGFVAWALPLLGEPASAALVAEGLRELLATGDAHAVERFVPPLLAACRDVLEDERTSLAVLRCLLGLLTLVAAKFPHCFRPQFVDMVDLLLGWVFVPDLAETDCRTIVDSFSQFQWHWLGNLQFSLGLLPKFLADMEVLVHDPNLAASHNSGRLRPLFACFSTVLQIMASGVAERNNLRELVVGPLEALAPQLLRCASVIASKIGWSERMEEASRCLVLLAEILQERFAEFYAMFVDVLTQSLDNASSQQLVVALKTNLQVLSLQNLGLHSAAVEHLLEFSSLLSRLRLHPNHNVVVNSASTYLFCLQHGLEDVAEQAIASLMKELELLKFLLENMQVSYTGIQSHSLENNTLVGYSEHQLLSLMKFDLKILLATISADSEKIDRRVSRLTSFISEKLDPFGTPFHNFLEMQFQIFSTLHRLSNVELSINIETSEEFKRGSGDSGSQTQINTESRKSFCDCKMKFMHKYGKHIVCGLSASSSMTLKLDALDWIDSFAKLILAMERDLNKTSLSSEFGDATLPNIILFTILDCAYDRETKVRCHVALSLEALFLGRLINPMSFSVVSQVLLDKLSDPDSAVKNGFLRLFSIALPITTYTFGFLEDGYSYQNCLGISNITKHCMSLRHVLAVKQQPRKLHWQQLVSILSYLSLRLKLPLSSWVQRLVFSYRGKKDMFSGQIDVSGDTDWNELFKGPDVDITIIDRIYSVNNLAAVWWGIHEAARHCINLRLRTHLGGPTQTFAALERMLLDVPNLLALETNEGEGRYIGPSDISLLPMRLLLDFVEALKKYVYNAYEGSFVLPAPPKASSLFFRANKRVCEEWFSRICDPMLNAGLALQCSDAVIQYCSSRLLDLRNIAASSLKDNSRMGGATESNHAFRERLEMDILKVLRHASLALCRCHETDALVGLQRWAVSTFYTYFEQEKQLTRGASDTHKHFSWMSGLIYQSQGQYEKAAAHYSHLLQSEEALTSMDSDVIQYIIARVIECYTALSDWKCLEGWLAELQELRAVHAGKPYSGALTSAGNELNAIHAMACFDEGDFHSAWSYLDLTPKSSSELTLDPKVALERSELMLLRGMLQSDSKPDKAREDLDKARLMLDEALSVAPLNGLTDAAACAGQLHCIFAFEEATGLTCRDGPNQPPALMDYLLRLLQDPIDRIHQDCSMWLKVFKVYRTAHPSSLPTLLLCRKLASLARKQTNFMLAGRLNQYLINHPLESSDETDKEMLTLNIKYEGALLKHCEGNNEEALTDLWSMVRANVLSSVSDSSGIDDSLIAKACLKLSTWMEESSTSTLNMIVPKMVKDFSDFDGFQNGPEKLLSGDSGSVSTANCHVLAQEIIGSARKISWQLCPSMGKAWLSYASWCFTHANHSLSGSDSSVQNSLSSILQSELSPDRFHLTDNEKSEVERTIRSFYADKSANYVDHNSLVTTGCSNNSEQEYPMTMIIEQATQLLETAAGAPGFEASDGEGAYALLSSELNVLFGKCDSAMDSAMPLINNLTEIWWSLRKRRVSLFGHAANAYFQYLSHSSSELQPSYQRDALKGKTRGYTLRALLYLLHIILNYGVELKETLESGLSTVPLLPWQEIIPQLFARLSSHPEKIVRKQLESILVKLGKLSPYSIVYPTLVDINACEGEPSEELQRILNFLVKLYPKLIKDVKLVIDELGMITVLWEEQWLSTLQDLHSDVLRRINILKEEAARVAANSTLTSAEKNKINAAKYSAIMTPIVVALERRLASTSREPRTPHETWFHKEYNAQLRSAITSLKVPPGSPAALGEIWRPFDSVAASLVSHQRKSCVLLSEIAPQLATLSISDIPMPGFEKQILDSSEYFFAGNHGTVTVSSFCKEVTILSTKTRPKKLALQGSDGQKYIYLLKGREDLRLDSRIMQLLEAINSFLHSSSDTRSRNIAIRFYSVTPISGRAGLIQWVENVSSIYNVYKSWQKRTQVAQAQLSSVSTGNIHNSVPHVPRPSDMFYGKIIPALKEKGIKRVISRRDWPLDVKKKVLLELMKETPKQILWQEMWCSSEGFKNFNSKVKRFSTSLAAMSMVGHILGLGDRHLDNILMDFSNGDVVHIDYNICFDKGKRLKIPEIVPFRLTQTIESALGLSGVEGVFRATCEAVMGALLKNKDIILMLMEVFVWDPLIEWTRGNMQDEAGIAGEEKKGMELAVSLSLFSSRIQESRVPLQEHQDLFVTNLPATVSVLKTFLDTLDQYEVKSAIFYHAEKERSSALHNETSAKSILAEATSVAEKSRTSFELHAHELAEAKTSTVDEANTLAIWVEKHGRVLEAIRDNSITGSELLMKLDSKDEALSLISAVLVSGVPLTVVPEPTREHCYELDREVSELITELHDGRSSALQALGEYALILQQVLPVNYITTSPITGWAQALQLSVTSASQDMLDLAKRQAAEVIAKVQGEGSNLVQQRYRDLLNQMESYVACVERIMRECSELMNSVGSDNEAQSKDRILSAFINSVQLSSQKNDEDTVPSSLADNLEVKPPAQEDVKEKASKVLSVLGIAVSQLYSGIRVRVSELSTKAVGITKFRTDEAGLQADAGMSLQLFDQQIEKCALLSGFVKEVHEVMGTKLGEINADYLKHRPGQWAYTFQAILHSSTNMIEQMTEVFLPEIIRSFVSYNSEVMEAFGSISRIRGSVDTALEKLAEVELERTSLTELEQSYFVEVGRITEQQVALEEAAMRGRDHLSWEEAEELASQEEACRAQLEQLQKTWSQKDMRISSVLKVEASVMNSLLSSEKYFSSLVSADQENEFHFRSKALLSILTKPFADLESLDHMLSSRGAFPSHMSGPVSNLREVLAASSSLSDVMWPLSGLLKDHAFFVWKLGLLDSILDLCMHEISSSVEHSCTTNQLYITLKKKLAIHVENQVGQYILKRIAPALILHLDKEICDLLETSQGRRESGQPTTAVGRVALMLEEYCNAHETARAARTAVSLKQRQLNDLTEALRKIILEIVQVEWLHDFSSPHAQKAKIFSQNILGDDKFMSVLLNLSRRNLLDKIQSSMSLITRSIECLQACESTSVSAEGQLERAMGWACAGPNTSGPGGSTAKGSGIPPEFHDHLSKRRKLLGGIQEQASDLVKSCTSVLEFEASRDGLYFVSEDKSSGQSTDKGRAWQQTFVNLLTRLDAAYHSFTCAEQDWKRGQLNMETAGKGLYSATNQLSVVSVKAKSALVDLQDTLVDMYERACEVSVSLSGFKHISQDRTALTAECGSLLEEVLAIAEGLHDVYTLGKEAAALHSSLTANISKANTILLPLEALLSADVAVMSEAISKEREKNNTSMPLSHGKALYQSYITRVREACKNIEPVVPLLTEYVKELHSMVIKLGRLSSLHAGNLHKALEVLEESETGRSQDMPSARPDLLQSDSSVEKDKSSSGSREGVSQDLVIDTDGSLQDECWISPPEHSYTSSSGCTTLLTQLTSSENLEKIDALLDSGPGIEGPAANSQQASDGRTDSESDSSSNKQAFSNNVTQASNIHVAETSFAEEGRIETEDNTGAFKQVRGQEGDSSDNKSYSDTRMTRGKNPFALSILKQVEHKLHGRDIDGTRSLKISEQVDYLLKQATSIDNLCNMYEGWTPWI